In Deinococcus puniceus, one genomic interval encodes:
- a CDS encoding mechanosensitive ion channel family protein: MLDALIIQLSKPQVWFGLALTAVIAYALYRFGRTLIRGVEAHVNRRLLMALKWLWLLTCTVGWLAVATHVAYLPSIPFLFELGQDIVGGFRNSAGQAVVILALALIAWNLIGSLAGRIVAEEEFNRRSVRIQTLKGVVESSLKAVVVIIGLIAGLQTLGVNATSLLAGVSVLGLAVGFGAQSLIKDVFTGFFILLEDQYGVGDVITVNTGLLSGNVERLNLRVTALRALDGTVHIIPNGQILTVSVSSKDWSRVVATVNVTYTANINDALRVLEAVSNEIYADPEWSPFFLEAPEMQGVTQLAPDSVTLRALFKVQPKSQYAIGREFNRRIKIAMDQAAIEIPFPQRSLNFGGTPIEIKITRDDLPRDPRDTQDRTHTPVKPSTTRDPEDDES; encoded by the coding sequence ATGCTGGACGCCCTCATTATTCAACTGTCTAAACCGCAAGTGTGGTTCGGGCTGGCCCTGACCGCTGTCATCGCTTACGCGCTCTACCGCTTCGGGCGCACCCTGATTCGGGGAGTAGAGGCGCATGTGAACCGCCGCCTGCTGATGGCCCTGAAATGGCTGTGGCTGCTGACCTGTACGGTGGGCTGGCTGGCCGTCGCTACGCACGTGGCCTACCTGCCATCTATCCCATTTTTGTTCGAATTGGGCCAAGACATCGTGGGCGGATTCCGCAACAGCGCGGGGCAAGCTGTGGTCATTTTGGCGCTGGCCCTGATCGCGTGGAATCTGATCGGCAGCCTCGCCGGACGCATCGTGGCCGAGGAAGAATTCAACCGCCGCAGCGTGCGAATCCAGACCCTGAAAGGTGTGGTGGAAAGTTCGCTGAAAGCCGTGGTGGTCATTATTGGCCTGATTGCGGGCCTGCAAACGCTGGGCGTGAATGCCACCAGCTTGCTGGCAGGTGTGTCAGTGCTGGGGTTGGCAGTGGGGTTCGGCGCTCAAAGCCTGATCAAAGATGTGTTCACCGGTTTTTTCATTCTGTTGGAAGACCAGTACGGCGTGGGCGACGTGATTACAGTCAATACGGGCCTGTTGTCGGGCAACGTGGAGCGCCTGAATTTGCGTGTCACGGCACTCCGGGCGCTGGACGGCACGGTGCATATCATCCCCAACGGCCAGATTCTGACCGTCAGTGTGAGCAGCAAAGACTGGAGCCGCGTGGTCGCTACCGTGAACGTCACCTACACTGCCAACATCAACGACGCCCTGCGCGTGCTGGAAGCCGTGAGCAACGAAATCTACGCCGATCCCGAATGGAGTCCGTTTTTTCTGGAAGCCCCGGAAATGCAGGGCGTGACGCAGCTTGCTCCCGACAGCGTGACGTTGCGGGCCTTGTTCAAGGTGCAGCCCAAGAGCCAGTACGCGATTGGCCGTGAATTCAACCGCCGCATCAAAATCGCTATGGATCAGGCCGCCATCGAAATCCCGTTTCCGCAGCGCTCTCTCAACTTTGGGGGCACGCCCATAGAAATCAAGATTACCCGCGACGATTTGCCCCGCGACCCACGTGACACGCAAGACCGCACCCACACGCCTGTGAAGCCCAGCACCACCCGTGACCCGGAAGACGACGAGAGTTGA
- the plsX gene encoding phosphate acyltransferase PlsX — MTAKAEVPSAASALPMALDAVGGDFGALPNVEGAVLAARAGVSVLLVGDRVKLHAELGKYAGSSGLPLEVVDAADVIGMDEHASDVRSRTEASINVCTRLVKEGKAAAAVSMGHSGATMASALLTLGRIKGVDRPAILTHLPAKSGFTTLLDAGANADVKAQYLAQWARLASVYLRVVEDKENPTVGLLSIGEEDHKGSALVLETHALLRDMHGKTLNFHGNIEGRDIFLGTTDIVVTDGFTGNVVLKLAEGEAKVLFGWVREALGSTLKSKLGGLLVRGALRGLAERMDPSTYGASILVGVRGLAFIGHGSADARAVKNALLRAARAHEAQLIPKLEAAFAQK; from the coding sequence ATGACCGCTAAAGCAGAAGTTCCCAGCGCCGCATCTGCCCTGCCGATGGCGCTGGACGCGGTGGGGGGCGATTTCGGTGCGCTGCCCAATGTAGAGGGCGCGGTGTTGGCCGCCCGCGCGGGCGTGTCGGTGCTGCTGGTCGGTGACCGCGTGAAGCTGCACGCCGAACTGGGCAAATACGCCGGAAGCTCTGGCCTGCCACTGGAAGTGGTAGACGCCGCCGATGTGATCGGGATGGACGAACACGCCAGCGACGTGCGGAGCCGCACCGAGGCCAGCATCAACGTGTGTACCCGTCTGGTGAAGGAGGGCAAGGCCGCTGCCGCCGTCAGCATGGGCCACAGCGGAGCCACGATGGCGAGCGCCCTGCTCACTCTGGGCCGCATTAAAGGCGTAGACCGGCCCGCGATTCTGACCCATCTGCCTGCCAAATCGGGCTTTACCACCCTGCTGGATGCCGGGGCAAACGCCGACGTGAAGGCGCAGTATCTGGCGCAGTGGGCGCGGCTGGCGAGCGTGTACCTGCGCGTGGTGGAGGACAAGGAAAACCCCACGGTGGGCCTGCTCAGCATTGGCGAAGAAGACCACAAGGGCAGTGCGCTGGTGCTGGAGACCCACGCCCTGCTGCGCGACATGCACGGCAAAACCCTGAACTTTCACGGCAACATCGAGGGCCGCGACATCTTTTTGGGCACCACCGATATTGTCGTCACCGACGGTTTTACCGGAAACGTGGTGCTGAAACTGGCCGAGGGAGAAGCCAAAGTGCTGTTCGGCTGGGTGCGCGAGGCGTTGGGCAGCACCCTGAAAAGCAAGCTGGGCGGCCTGCTGGTACGCGGTGCACTGCGGGGCCTCGCAGAACGCATGGATCCCAGCACCTACGGGGCCAGCATTCTGGTGGGCGTGCGCGGGCTGGCCTTTATCGGGCACGGCAGCGCCGACGCCAGAGCAGTCAAGAATGCCCTGCTGCGGGCGGCACGTGCCCACGAAGCCCAGCTGATTCCCAAGCTGGAAGCGGCCTTTGCACAGAAATAG
- a CDS encoding LabA-like NYN domain-containing protein produces MERIALFIDGANVYAAAKRLGWNFDHRKILEHFAGYGVLYNAFYYTAVPLPMDDKQKRFIDALTYMGYTVRTRPLRENTDEHGDTHRRASLDIEIVTDLLTTSERFDTAVLLTGDGDFERPVEVLRARGKRVVVASIPEMTSYELRNAADGYVDFKDIREQVERPGYRLPSEGGRSAETRGTETRPFYTSAALTDADDR; encoded by the coding sequence ATGGAACGAATTGCATTATTTATTGATGGCGCAAACGTGTACGCAGCAGCCAAGCGCCTCGGCTGGAACTTCGATCACCGCAAGATTCTGGAGCATTTTGCGGGCTACGGCGTGCTGTACAACGCCTTTTATTACACCGCCGTGCCGCTGCCTATGGACGACAAGCAAAAACGCTTTATAGACGCGCTGACCTATATGGGGTACACGGTGCGTACCCGGCCTCTGCGTGAGAATACAGACGAGCACGGCGATACGCATAGGCGAGCCAGCCTCGATATAGAAATTGTGACCGATTTGCTGACGACTTCCGAGCGGTTCGATACGGCGGTGCTGCTGACGGGCGACGGCGATTTCGAGCGCCCGGTGGAAGTGCTGCGGGCGCGGGGCAAGCGCGTCGTGGTGGCCAGCATTCCCGAGATGACCAGCTACGAACTCCGCAACGCCGCCGATGGGTATGTGGATTTCAAGGACATTCGGGAGCAAGTGGAGCGCCCCGGCTACCGCCTGCCCAGCGAAGGCGGCAGAAGCGCGGAGACACGCGGCACCGAGACCCGTCCTTTCTACACGTCAGCGGCCCTGACCGACGCGGATGACCGCTAA
- a CDS encoding DUF309 domain-containing protein gives MAASDLQARDSEAWQEGIRLFNARHWWEAHEAWEGVWLRATGEERACLSALILLAAALHKRWHHGSLAHRNFTKAEQYLDTLPAEYAGIDLAGLRADVWAALNAVGLEQARPQIPRPGA, from the coding sequence ATGGCAGCATCGGATTTACAGGCGCGGGATTCAGAGGCGTGGCAAGAAGGCATCCGGCTGTTTAATGCACGCCACTGGTGGGAAGCGCACGAGGCGTGGGAAGGCGTGTGGCTGCGGGCTACAGGCGAGGAGCGGGCCTGCTTGTCGGCCCTAATTTTGCTGGCGGCGGCCCTGCACAAACGCTGGCATCACGGCAGTCTGGCGCACCGCAATTTTACCAAGGCCGAACAGTATCTGGACACCTTGCCCGCCGAGTACGCGGGGATTGATCTGGCTGGGTTGCGGGCCGATGTCTGGGCGGCCCTGAACGCCGTGGGCCTAGAGCAGGCGCGGCCCCAGATTCCGCGCCCCGGAGCCTGA
- the trxA gene encoding thioredoxin, whose protein sequence is MKPVELSDSNFTAEISEGLTLVDFWAPWCGPCRIIAPVIEELAGQYEGRVKIGKLNVDDNPMVQGQYRVMSIPTLILFKDGQPVEGVVGAQPKRAFEALLDKYAVTAQAPAAVESVSAN, encoded by the coding sequence ATGAAGCCTGTAGAACTCTCAGACAGCAATTTTACCGCCGAAATCAGCGAAGGCCTGACGCTGGTTGATTTCTGGGCACCGTGGTGTGGCCCGTGCCGCATCATCGCCCCAGTGATAGAGGAATTGGCTGGGCAGTACGAAGGCCGCGTCAAAATCGGTAAGCTGAACGTCGATGACAACCCGATGGTGCAGGGCCAGTACCGCGTGATGAGCATTCCCACGCTGATCTTGTTCAAGGACGGCCAGCCCGTAGAAGGCGTCGTGGGCGCACAGCCCAAGCGGGCCTTCGAAGCCCTACTTGACAAGTATGCCGTGACTGCCCAAGCCCCCGCCGCTGTAGAAAGCGTCTCGGCCAACTAA
- a CDS encoding RBBP9/YdeN family alpha/beta hydrolase codes for MTPTLIIVPGLGDSGPQHWQTLWETKFGAARVVQDDWEDPTPAGWSARLQEAIDVTPGELVLAGHSCGVLTIVHWAQIYGGHERVRGALLVAPTDAEQPGMLEADPVVCQMAPIPMQPLPFPTLIIASENDPYVTLDRATAFAEAWEADLVSAGEAGHINENSGHGEWEEGEILLGEALHAWTPPDVVRF; via the coding sequence ATGACCCCAACCCTGATTATCGTTCCCGGCCTTGGCGACAGTGGGCCGCAGCACTGGCAAACGCTGTGGGAGACCAAATTCGGCGCGGCCCGCGTGGTGCAGGACGATTGGGAAGACCCGACCCCGGCAGGGTGGTCGGCCAGATTGCAAGAAGCCATAGACGTCACTCCCGGCGAACTGGTGCTGGCGGGCCATTCCTGCGGCGTGCTGACGATTGTGCATTGGGCGCAGATTTATGGCGGTCATGAGCGGGTGCGCGGGGCGCTGCTGGTGGCCCCTACCGACGCCGAGCAACCCGGAATGCTGGAAGCCGACCCAGTGGTGTGCCAGATGGCTCCGATTCCCATGCAGCCGCTCCCCTTTCCCACCCTGATCATTGCCAGCGAAAACGACCCGTATGTAACCCTAGACCGCGCCACCGCCTTTGCCGAAGCGTGGGAAGCCGATCTGGTCTCGGCGGGCGAAGCAGGGCATATCAACGAAAACAGCGGGCACGGCGAATGGGAAGAGGGCGAGATTTTGCTAGGGGAGGCGCTGCACGCGTGGACGCCGCCGGACGTGGTGCGGTTCTGA
- the rplQ gene encoding 50S ribosomal protein L17 has translation MRHGKSGRKLNRNSSSRTALARAQATALLREGRIQTTLTKAKELRPFVEKLITTAKGGDLHARRLVARDIHDIMVVRKVMDEVAPKYAERPGGYTRILRIGTRRGDGVTMALIELV, from the coding sequence ATGCGTCACGGTAAAAGTGGCCGCAAGCTCAACCGCAACAGCAGTTCCCGTACCGCTTTGGCCCGCGCCCAAGCCACGGCACTGCTGCGCGAGGGCCGTATCCAGACGACCCTCACGAAAGCCAAAGAGCTGCGTCCTTTCGTAGAGAAGCTGATCACCACCGCCAAAGGTGGCGACCTGCACGCCCGCCGTCTGGTGGCCCGCGACATCCACGACATCATGGTCGTTCGCAAGGTCATGGACGAAGTGGCTCCCAAGTACGCCGAGCGTCCCGGCGGCTACACGCGCATCCTCCGCATCGGCACCCGCCGGGGCGACGGTGTGACGATGGCCCTGATCGAACTCGTCTAA
- a CDS encoding DNA-directed RNA polymerase subunit alpha, whose amino-acid sequence MDQKRPQLKARVDGDYGEFVLEPLTRGYGVTIGNPVRRILMSSIPGTAVTSVYIEDVLHEFSTIPGVKEDVIQLILNLKEMVVRFHAPGPKTLTLRAQGEGIVRASAFEVPSDAEIVNPDLHIATLAEDGKLVMEVRVEEGEGYVPADKHATKDRINSIPVDAMFSPVRRVAYHVENTRVGQQTDLDRLIIRIWTDGSTTPQESLDKAVEILRDELTVFGNVETLPALAPEVQTPIYTPAAPSAPSVYDLPRQPELSINPQPYPADLDTPRVTLEGLGLTTRVLHSLKEEGIDSVDALCALSDRDLKKVPGIGERSLDEIKQQLAQFGLALRD is encoded by the coding sequence GTGGATCAGAAGCGCCCTCAACTCAAAGCCCGCGTGGACGGCGATTACGGCGAATTTGTCCTAGAGCCGCTCACGCGCGGTTACGGCGTCACCATCGGGAATCCTGTCCGCCGCATCCTGATGTCTTCGATCCCCGGTACCGCTGTCACCAGCGTGTACATCGAAGACGTCCTCCACGAATTCAGCACCATCCCTGGCGTCAAAGAAGACGTCATTCAGTTGATTCTGAACCTCAAGGAAATGGTTGTGCGTTTTCACGCCCCCGGCCCCAAAACCCTGACGCTGCGTGCGCAGGGTGAAGGGATCGTGCGGGCCAGTGCCTTCGAGGTTCCGAGCGACGCCGAAATCGTCAACCCTGACCTGCACATCGCTACCCTGGCCGAAGACGGCAAGCTGGTGATGGAAGTGCGCGTGGAGGAAGGCGAAGGGTACGTGCCCGCCGACAAGCACGCCACCAAAGACCGCATCAACTCTATTCCTGTTGACGCGATGTTCTCTCCGGTGCGCCGTGTGGCCTACCATGTGGAAAATACCCGCGTGGGACAGCAGACCGACCTTGACCGTTTGATTATTCGGATTTGGACGGACGGCAGCACGACCCCTCAGGAATCGCTCGACAAAGCTGTCGAGATTCTGCGTGATGAACTCACGGTGTTCGGTAACGTCGAAACCCTTCCTGCCCTCGCGCCGGAAGTCCAGACGCCCATCTACACGCCTGCCGCGCCCAGTGCGCCCAGCGTGTACGACCTGCCCCGTCAGCCTGAACTCAGCATCAATCCTCAGCCTTACCCCGCCGATCTCGACACGCCCCGCGTGACCCTCGAGGGCCTCGGCCTCACCACCCGCGTCCTGCACTCTTTGAAAGAAGAAGGCATCGACAGTGTGGACGCCCTGTGCGCCCTCTCTGACCGCGACCTGAAAAAGGTTCCCGGCATCGGTGAGCGCAGCCTCGACGAGATCAAGCAGCAGTTGGCACAGTTCGGCCTCGCGCTGCGCGACTGA
- the rpsD gene encoding 30S ribosomal protein S4, with the protein MGRFRGSITKQSRREGINLAETEKVQKYLDKRPYGPGQHGQRRKGRPSDYSIRLREKQKLARLYGMGEKQFRNLFEEAANVPGVTGTVFLQLLERRLDNVVFRMGFASTRRQARQFVGHGHIFVNGKKVDIASYRVKIGDEITIGEKSRQIGFIQENMEAQKRRRVSPWVELNPETFTGTFSRLPAREDLALPINENFIIEYYSR; encoded by the coding sequence ATGGGTCGTTTCCGTGGTTCCATTACCAAGCAGAGCCGCCGCGAAGGCATCAACCTCGCGGAGACTGAAAAAGTTCAGAAGTATCTGGATAAGCGTCCTTACGGCCCCGGCCAGCACGGTCAGCGCCGCAAGGGTCGCCCCAGCGACTATTCCATCCGCCTGCGCGAAAAGCAGAAGCTGGCGCGTCTGTACGGCATGGGCGAGAAGCAGTTCCGTAACCTCTTCGAGGAAGCGGCCAACGTGCCCGGCGTGACCGGCACGGTGTTCCTGCAATTGCTGGAGCGCCGCCTCGACAACGTCGTCTTCCGCATGGGCTTCGCCAGCACCCGCCGTCAGGCCCGTCAATTTGTGGGTCACGGTCACATTTTCGTGAACGGCAAGAAGGTCGACATCGCCTCTTACCGCGTCAAAATCGGTGATGAAATCACCATCGGTGAGAAGAGCCGCCAGATCGGCTTTATTCAGGAAAACATGGAAGCGCAAAAGCGCCGCCGCGTGAGCCCCTGGGTCGAGCTGAATCCTGAAACGTTCACTGGCACGTTCTCCCGTTTGCCCGCACGAGAAGACCTCGCGCTGCCAATCAACGAGAACTTCATCATCGAGTACTACTCGCGTTAA
- the rpsK gene encoding 30S ribosomal protein S11 produces the protein MAKSTKGKTPRRARRNISAGRAYVHASYNNTIVTITDLEGNSVAWSSGGTIGYKGSKKGTPYAAQLAAADAVKKAQQTFGMNIVDVIVRGSGSGREQAIRAIQASGIEVKSIMDDTPVPHNGCRPKKKHRA, from the coding sequence ATGGCAAAATCAACCAAAGGCAAGACCCCCCGCCGCGCTCGCCGCAACATCAGCGCAGGCCGCGCTTATGTTCACGCGAGCTACAACAACACCATCGTGACCATCACCGACCTTGAAGGCAACAGCGTTGCTTGGTCGAGTGGCGGCACGATTGGCTACAAGGGCAGCAAGAAGGGCACGCCCTACGCTGCCCAGCTCGCCGCCGCCGACGCCGTGAAGAAGGCGCAGCAAACCTTCGGCATGAACATCGTCGACGTGATCGTGCGTGGCAGCGGCTCTGGCCGTGAACAGGCCATCCGCGCTATTCAGGCCAGCGGCATCGAAGTGAAGTCCATCATGGACGACACCCCCGTGCCTCACAACGGCTGCCGCCCCAAGAAAAAGCACCGCGCTTAA
- the rpsM gene encoding 30S ribosomal protein S13, which produces MARIAGVDLPREKRIEIGLTYIYGIGLTRAKEVLARTGISPDTRVKNLTEAEQSTLREAVEKTYKVEGDLRSEVGQNIKRLMDIGAYRGLRHRRGLPVRGQRTKTNARTRKGPRKTVAGKKKAARK; this is translated from the coding sequence ATGGCCCGTATTGCAGGCGTTGACCTTCCCCGCGAAAAGCGGATCGAAATCGGTCTGACCTACATCTACGGCATCGGCCTGACCCGTGCTAAGGAAGTCCTGGCGCGTACCGGCATTAGCCCCGATACCCGCGTCAAGAACCTGACCGAAGCCGAGCAGTCCACCCTGCGTGAAGCCGTCGAGAAGACCTACAAAGTCGAAGGCGATCTCCGCAGCGAAGTTGGCCAGAACATCAAGCGCTTGATGGACATCGGCGCTTACCGTGGTCTGCGTCACCGCCGTGGGTTGCCCGTGCGCGGCCAGCGTACCAAGACGAATGCCCGTACCCGTAAAGGGCCGCGCAAGACCGTCGCCGGTAAGAAGAAAGCGGCGAGGAAGTAA
- the rpmJ gene encoding 50S ribosomal protein L36: protein MKVRSSVKKMCDNCKVIRRHGRVLVICSNVKHKQRQG, encoded by the coding sequence ATGAAAGTTCGCAGCAGTGTCAAGAAAATGTGCGACAACTGCAAAGTGATCCGCCGCCACGGGCGCGTGTTGGTCATTTGCAGCAACGTCAAGCACAAGCAGAGGCAAGGCTAA
- the infA gene encoding translation initiation factor IF-1, with the protein MPEQREKRKKEESDTVRAEGVVEEALPNTTFRVKLDTGHDLLAYISGKMRIHYIRILPGDRVVLEISPYDTSRGRIVYRK; encoded by the coding sequence ATGCCGGAACAGCGGGAAAAGCGTAAGAAGGAAGAGTCCGATACCGTTCGGGCTGAGGGCGTCGTGGAGGAGGCTTTGCCGAACACCACGTTCCGCGTGAAGCTGGACACTGGACATGACCTGCTGGCGTACATCAGCGGTAAAATGCGAATTCACTACATCCGTATTTTGCCCGGAGACCGTGTGGTTCTGGAAATCAGCCCCTACGACACCAGCCGTGGGCGCATCGTCTACCGCAAATAA
- a CDS encoding M20/M25/M40 family metallo-hydrolase produces MTAPLLTPTVQGDWFARARELALLLTSWPSVTGQPGETAFAGLLEAELRRWPIFAAHPENVWLGRARSGHDAWNVYALVEGQGTQTVLLAGHYDTVSTDDYGAWQPLAGQTEALMETMCHTLETQSVSRGLEAAERLALADLQSGEFLPGRGLLDMKGGLAAGLAVLEHYSQLPPEQRPGNLLFVATPDEEGRSSGARAVAHDLPDIAARRNLKLVAGLNLDATADVGSGEEGRAAYLGTVGKVLLSALVVGCPTHAAYPFDGVSASLMTAELLRRVEANPELADRSELGEAAAPACLELRDSRTQYDVTTPAWVWCAFNVLTVQRQPSEVLALFRGLADDVAASSQAEFARRAAGAGSLNAPRLMVQHPKVLTYGELRALADARVGAEAVQVRIESTLSGPDPLRASREITVALMGLAGVDGPAIILGFGALHYPHTHLGDHTADAVLKAAIARHTQDLALQTGLSLRVRGHFAGISDMSFLGQAANLPEQNCLREQTPHPAHVDPVPADALEFPIVNIGPWGRDYHQRLERIHAPYSFQTVPELLWRVMQDVWQAG; encoded by the coding sequence ATGACCGCTCCACTTCTGACCCCCACAGTGCAGGGTGACTGGTTTGCGCGTGCCCGCGAACTGGCGCTCCTGCTGACCAGTTGGCCGAGCGTGACCGGGCAGCCCGGAGAAACGGCCTTCGCGGGCCTGCTGGAAGCCGAGCTAAGGCGCTGGCCTATTTTTGCCGCCCACCCGGAGAATGTGTGGCTGGGCCGCGCCCGTTCCGGCCATGATGCCTGGAACGTGTACGCGCTCGTGGAGGGTCAGGGCACGCAGACTGTGCTGCTGGCAGGCCACTACGATACGGTCAGTACCGACGACTACGGCGCGTGGCAACCGTTGGCTGGACAAACCGAGGCGCTGATGGAAACCATGTGTCACACCCTGGAAACCCAGTCGGTGAGCCGGGGCCTGGAGGCAGCCGAGCGGTTGGCTCTGGCGGATTTGCAGTCGGGGGAATTCCTGCCCGGACGCGGCCTGCTGGACATGAAAGGGGGCTTGGCGGCGGGGCTGGCGGTGCTGGAACATTACAGCCAACTGCCGCCCGAGCAGCGGCCCGGCAACCTGCTGTTCGTGGCGACTCCTGACGAAGAAGGCCGTTCCAGCGGAGCGCGGGCGGTGGCCCATGACCTGCCTGATATTGCTGCCCGCCGCAACCTGAAACTGGTGGCGGGCCTGAATCTGGACGCCACCGCCGATGTAGGCAGCGGAGAAGAGGGTCGGGCGGCGTACCTCGGCACAGTGGGCAAAGTGTTGTTGTCGGCGTTGGTGGTGGGCTGCCCCACGCACGCCGCCTACCCCTTCGACGGCGTGAGTGCCAGCCTGATGACCGCCGAATTGCTGCGCCGCGTAGAAGCCAACCCGGAACTGGCCGACCGCTCGGAGTTGGGCGAAGCCGCCGCGCCTGCCTGCTTAGAGTTGCGTGACAGCCGCACCCAATACGACGTGACTACGCCCGCTTGGGTCTGGTGCGCCTTCAATGTGCTGACTGTTCAGCGCCAGCCCAGTGAGGTTCTGGCCCTGTTCCGGGGACTGGCTGACGACGTGGCGGCCTCGTCTCAGGCCGAATTCGCACGGCGGGCAGCGGGAGCGGGCAGCCTGAATGCCCCGCGCCTGATGGTGCAGCATCCCAAAGTGCTGACTTACGGCGAATTGCGTGCGTTGGCCGATGCCAGAGTCGGAGCCGAAGCTGTGCAGGTGCGGATCGAATCCACCCTGTCTGGCCCCGACCCCCTGCGGGCCAGCCGTGAAATTACGGTGGCTCTGATGGGCCTCGCCGGAGTGGACGGTCCCGCCATCATCCTCGGCTTTGGGGCGCTGCATTACCCACACACGCATTTGGGCGACCATACCGCCGACGCGGTACTCAAGGCGGCTATTGCGCGACATACGCAGGACTTGGCGCTGCAAACGGGCCTGAGCCTGCGCGTGCGCGGCCACTTTGCTGGAATCTCCGACATGAGCTTTTTGGGACAGGCGGCCAACTTGCCCGAACAGAACTGCCTGCGCGAGCAGACGCCGCACCCGGCCCACGTAGACCCTGTGCCCGCCGACGCCCTGGAGTTTCCCATCGTCAACATCGGCCCTTGGGGACGCGACTATCACCAACGCCTGGAGCGGATTCATGCCCCCTACAGTTTCCAGACTGTGCCGGAACTGCTCTGGCGAGTAATGCAAGACGTGTGGCAAGCGGGCTAA
- a CDS encoding adenylate kinase encodes MTTSKNKVVIFLGPPGAGKGTQAERLAHEQHLVKISTGDILRDHVERGTELGQQAGPLMKAGKLVPDDLLMALIRDRLASMDSVRVIFDGFPRTTAQAQELDMLLEELGAPISAVPLLEVPDDLLISRIVERGRTSGRDDDTEAVARERQNVYREQTRPLIDYYAARGHLKTVDGVGTMDDVYSRILSTLN; translated from the coding sequence TTGACCACATCCAAAAATAAAGTCGTGATTTTCCTCGGCCCGCCCGGCGCAGGCAAAGGCACGCAGGCTGAACGCCTTGCCCACGAGCAACACCTCGTCAAGATCAGCACGGGCGACATTCTGCGTGACCATGTGGAGCGCGGCACCGAATTGGGGCAGCAAGCCGGGCCACTGATGAAAGCCGGAAAACTGGTGCCCGATGACCTGTTGATGGCGCTGATCCGTGACCGCCTCGCCAGCATGGACAGCGTGCGGGTCATCTTCGACGGCTTTCCGCGTACCACCGCGCAGGCACAGGAACTCGACATGCTGCTGGAAGAACTCGGCGCACCCATCAGCGCTGTGCCGCTCCTAGAAGTGCCCGACGATCTTCTGATTTCCCGCATCGTGGAGCGCGGTAGAACCAGTGGCCGCGACGACGACACCGAAGCGGTGGCCCGCGAACGCCAGAACGTGTACCGCGAGCAGACCCGCCCCCTGATCGACTACTACGCGGCGCGGGGCCACCTGAAAACGGTGGACGGCGTGGGCACGATGGACGATGTGTACAGCCGGATTCTGAGTACGTTGAACTGA